Proteins encoded in a region of the Nicotiana tomentosiformis chromosome 9, ASM39032v3, whole genome shotgun sequence genome:
- the LOC104098506 gene encoding uncharacterized protein, which translates to MWRSTNDENSRKVVLILDELSKDANQWLAERNDRRKSVGVHQVDSNTSIQAQLDTMAKEIRKLTLAKVANLLSKRAPGTLSSHTEKYPKEIIKIVSLRSDKTLADLVVKARPEVVNKQTETLEEKKSEEQKCQISGILKEIEESRHMPALPFPQKMKREKLDKCSERFLEMLKQLYVNIPFTNVLTHMLAYAKFLKEIMSSKRKLEETIVVKLNAKLHHTMLVESEKFDKALYDSGASINLMPLSVFRRLEDMEVNKEVPLILGRPFLCTSRAILDIYEGQLMLIVSNEEVVSQMKRMMKYPSDEVSAYSCFKLDVVGELAEKYKFDKLVGDTLERCIT; encoded by the exons ATGTGGAGGTCCACTAATGATGAAAACTCCAGAAAGGTTGTCTTAATCCTTGATGAACTATCTAAGGATGCTAACCAGTGGCTGGCTGAGAGGAATGACAGAAGAAAATCAGTTGGGGTTCACCAGGTGGACTCTAACACATCCATCCAAGCCCAGCTAGACACCATGGCCAAGGAGATAAGGAAGCTCACATTGGCCAAG GTTGCAAATTTATTATCTAAGAGGGCTCCGGGGACTTTATCCTCTCACACTGAAAAATACCCAAAGGAAATAATCAAAATTGTATCTCTGAGAAGCGACAAAACATTGGCTGACCTAGTGGTGAAAGCAAGACCAGAGGTGGTGAACAAGCAGACCGAGACACtggaagagaaaaagagtgaAGAGCAAAAATGCCAGATTAGTGGGATACTAAAAGAGATTGAAGAAAGTAGACATATGCCAGCTCTACCATTCCCTCAAAAGATGAAGCGGGAAAAACTTGACAAATGTTCTGAGCGATTCTTGGAGATGCTCAAGCAACTTTATGTGAACATTCCCTTCACAAATGTACTCACTCATATGCTTgcttatgcaaagttcttgaaggaaatcaTGTCCAGCAAGAGAAAATTAGAGGAGACAATAGTGGTCAAGCTGAATGC GAAGCTTCACCATACCATGCTCGTGGAGAGTGAGAAATTCGACAAGGCACTCTACGATTCTGGTGCGTCTATAAATCTAATGCCTCTCTCTGTATTCAGAAGACTGGAAG ATATGGAGGTGAACAAGGAGGTGCCTCTAATTTTAGGGAGGCCATTTTTATGTACAAGCAGAGCTATCCTTGATATCTACGAGGGGCAGCTTATGCTCATAGTGTCCAATGAAGAAGTGGTGTCCCAGatgaagaggatgatgaaataCCCTAGTGATGAGGTGTCCGCCTACTCGTGTTTCAAGCTAGATGTCGTTGGGGAATTGGCTGAAAAATACAAGTTTGACAAGCTTGTGGGGGATACTCTAGAGAGGTGTATTACTTAA